Proteins from a genomic interval of Synechococcus sp. A15-28:
- a CDS encoding DUF2470 domain-containing protein, protein MPSDPLTPAVSARICKHMNEDHAEAVLAYAHHYGGVDAASAAEMVAVSATDMELKVDGQPLRIPFDHTLTDSEDAHRTLVAMLRAMPKQDA, encoded by the coding sequence ATGCCTTCTGATCCTTTGACTCCTGCCGTCAGCGCTCGGATCTGCAAACACATGAATGAGGATCACGCTGAGGCCGTTTTGGCCTACGCCCACCACTACGGCGGAGTGGATGCAGCATCGGCCGCCGAAATGGTGGCTGTCTCAGCAACAGACATGGAGCTGAAGGTGGACGGACAGCCACTGCGCATTCCCTTCGATCACACCCTCACCGACAGCGAGGACGCCCATCGCACCCTTGTGGCGATGCTTCGTGCCATGCCCAAACAGGACGCCTGA
- a CDS encoding 30S ribosomal protein S1 codes for MSATPTEEQLQDVQTAATEEVSQDATAAVASVDEAFEAAEDLGIPEEVPTADDPGSRASSRNLDDAGFTIDEFAALLSKYDYNFKPGDIVNGTVFALESKGAMIDIGAKTAAFMPVQEVSINRVEGLSDVLQPGEIREFFIMSEENEDGQLALSVRRIEYQRAWERVRQLQKEDATIYSEVFATNRGGALVRVEGLRGFIPGSHISTRKPKEELVADFLPLKFLEVDEERNRLVLSHRRALVERKMNRLEVGEVVVGTVRGIKPYGAFIDIGGVSGLLHISEISHEHIETPHSVLNVNDQMKVMIIDLDAERGRISLSTKALEPEPGDMLTDPQKVFDKAEEMAARYKQMLLEQAEEGEDPISSMMI; via the coding sequence ATGTCCGCGACTCCCACTGAAGAGCAGCTTCAGGACGTTCAAACCGCAGCGACCGAAGAGGTCAGCCAGGACGCCACCGCAGCTGTCGCCAGCGTTGATGAAGCCTTTGAGGCTGCTGAGGATCTCGGCATCCCCGAGGAGGTTCCCACCGCTGATGATCCGGGCAGCCGAGCCAGCAGTCGAAATCTCGATGACGCCGGATTCACCATCGATGAATTCGCAGCGCTGCTCAGCAAGTACGACTACAACTTCAAGCCTGGCGACATCGTCAACGGCACCGTTTTCGCCCTGGAATCCAAGGGCGCGATGATCGATATCGGCGCCAAGACGGCTGCCTTCATGCCTGTGCAAGAGGTGTCGATCAACCGGGTGGAAGGTTTGAGCGATGTGCTCCAGCCCGGCGAGATCCGCGAATTCTTCATCATGAGTGAAGAAAACGAGGACGGACAGCTCGCTCTTTCGGTGCGCCGCATCGAATACCAGCGCGCCTGGGAACGGGTGCGCCAGCTGCAGAAGGAGGACGCCACCATCTACTCCGAGGTGTTTGCCACCAACCGCGGTGGTGCCCTGGTTCGGGTGGAAGGCCTGAGAGGCTTCATCCCCGGCTCCCACATCAGCACCCGCAAACCGAAGGAAGAGCTGGTGGCTGACTTCCTGCCACTCAAGTTCCTTGAGGTGGACGAAGAGCGCAACCGTCTGGTGCTGAGCCATCGCCGGGCTCTCGTGGAGCGCAAGATGAATCGCCTCGAGGTGGGCGAAGTGGTGGTGGGCACCGTCCGCGGCATCAAGCCCTACGGCGCCTTCATCGATATCGGCGGCGTCAGCGGCCTGCTGCACATCTCGGAGATCAGCCACGAACACATCGAGACCCCGCACTCGGTGCTCAACGTGAATGATCAGATGAAGGTGATGATCATCGATCTCGACGCCGAGCGCGGCCGGATCTCCCTCTCCACCAAGGCTCTGGAACCGGAACCCGGCGACATGCTCACCGATCCGCAGAAGGTGTTCGACAAGGCCGAGGAAATGGCCGCCCGTTACAAGCAGATGCTCCTGGAGCAGGCCGAGGAGGGCGAGGATCCGATCAGCTCAATGATGATCTGA
- a CDS encoding phycobilisome rod-core linker polypeptide has translation MIAIKPTRDFTNLGRISFSANNASKPKQNTAINRYRAEQTQGGLISRKGLAASSQNEYKENLCSAMGIGIGPRVHSECPFSSVNDQYAATGNEALEVAIEAAYRQVLGNLGPTISQKCIELESQLKNGEISVRDFVAGLAKSDLYRENYFSKVSPIRGIELNYKHLLGRPPINQVEVSAAISLIASKGFNAFIDQITRSGEYLEVFGTDTVPYLRAWTSEARAYCSTFANLARVTPGNASSDTIVERRSQLVVEFSNARSLSEAGNKYEVSGFSYSKATSDPTSAAFLRMYQSKTAKSWN, from the coding sequence ATGATCGCCATCAAGCCGACCCGCGACTTCACGAATCTTGGCCGGATTTCATTCTCCGCCAACAACGCCTCCAAACCCAAACAGAACACTGCAATCAATCGCTACCGAGCCGAACAAACCCAGGGGGGTTTGATATCGCGCAAAGGCCTGGCTGCATCCTCACAAAACGAGTACAAAGAGAATCTTTGCTCAGCGATGGGGATTGGAATCGGCCCCAGAGTTCACAGCGAATGTCCTTTTAGCAGTGTTAATGATCAATATGCTGCAACAGGGAACGAAGCTCTTGAGGTGGCAATCGAAGCGGCATATCGGCAGGTACTCGGGAATCTTGGACCAACGATCAGTCAGAAATGCATCGAACTTGAATCGCAACTAAAGAATGGCGAGATAAGCGTCAGAGATTTCGTGGCGGGACTTGCAAAGAGTGATCTCTACAGGGAAAACTACTTTTCGAAAGTTTCGCCAATCCGCGGCATCGAGCTGAACTACAAGCACCTTCTCGGTCGGCCGCCGATCAATCAAGTAGAAGTAAGTGCTGCCATAAGCCTTATCGCATCCAAAGGCTTTAATGCGTTCATCGATCAGATCACACGATCTGGGGAATACCTAGAGGTTTTCGGAACAGACACAGTTCCATACCTGCGTGCATGGACATCAGAAGCACGCGCCTATTGTTCAACTTTTGCCAACCTTGCTCGCGTCACTCCTGGCAATGCAAGCTCAGACACTATTGTTGAGCGACGGAGCCAACTGGTTGTTGAGTTCAGCAATGCACGTAGCCTGAGCGAGGCTGGCAACAAATATGAAGTCAGTGGCTTCTCTTATTCCAAAGCAACAAGCGATCCCACCTCTGCGGCATTCCTCAGAATGTACCAATCCAAAACAGCAAAATCCTGGAACTAA
- a CDS encoding FGGY-family carbohydrate kinase: MNVETSLALGIDLGTSGVRIAVLNQQGTLIHSSSAEYATGLTAPLDWAEACRDLITHLPAQIRGQLAAVAVDGTSGTLLACREDGTPMGPALSYATAFPEQNSALKRLVPDGCAASSSSGSLARALQLLNHHGHIDRLRHQADWISGWFLQNWQWGEEGNNLKLGWDLEQATWQGCIADQSWSSALPEVKPSGSVLGRIAIDQARNLGVPEDLLVVAGTTDSNAAVLAANPGDNDGITVLGTTLVMKRFTPVPIQGAGITRHRIGQRWLCGGASNAGAGVLRRYFTDAELAELSRQIDPDQDSGLSYQPLPAHGERFPVDDPNLEPVLEPRPVSDALFLHGLLEGLAEIEAKGWERLTELGADPPQRVISLGGGARNPQWRKIRQRRLGLPVVSCNQPPAAGVALLALSRQRQTEYKMNKS, translated from the coding sequence GTGAACGTTGAAACATCGCTGGCGCTCGGCATCGACCTGGGCACCAGCGGTGTTCGCATTGCGGTGCTGAATCAGCAGGGCACGCTGATTCATTCGTCGTCCGCTGAGTACGCCACGGGATTAACAGCCCCCTTGGACTGGGCTGAGGCGTGCCGCGACTTGATCACCCATTTGCCCGCTCAGATCAGAGGTCAACTGGCCGCTGTTGCGGTCGATGGCACCTCGGGCACGCTTCTGGCTTGTCGGGAGGATGGCACCCCCATGGGGCCTGCACTGAGCTACGCCACAGCGTTCCCCGAGCAGAACAGTGCACTCAAACGGCTGGTGCCAGATGGCTGCGCGGCATCCAGCAGCAGCGGCAGCTTGGCGCGAGCCCTGCAGTTGCTGAACCACCATGGCCACATTGATCGCCTGCGACATCAAGCCGACTGGATCAGCGGTTGGTTCCTGCAGAACTGGCAATGGGGCGAAGAGGGCAACAACCTCAAGCTTGGATGGGACCTTGAGCAAGCCACCTGGCAGGGCTGCATCGCTGATCAGTCCTGGAGTTCGGCCTTGCCTGAGGTGAAGCCAAGCGGTTCCGTGCTGGGACGCATCGCAATCGATCAGGCCAGGAATCTTGGCGTGCCGGAGGATCTGCTCGTGGTGGCCGGTACAACCGATTCCAACGCGGCGGTGTTGGCCGCGAACCCCGGCGACAACGACGGGATCACCGTGCTGGGCACCACTCTGGTGATGAAGCGATTCACGCCAGTACCGATCCAAGGAGCCGGCATCACGCGGCATCGGATCGGGCAGCGATGGTTGTGTGGCGGGGCTTCCAACGCTGGGGCCGGCGTGCTGCGGCGTTATTTCACCGATGCTGAGCTGGCGGAACTCAGCCGCCAGATCGACCCAGACCAAGACAGCGGCCTGAGTTACCAGCCCCTTCCGGCCCATGGCGAGCGATTTCCCGTGGACGATCCCAACCTCGAGCCGGTGCTGGAGCCACGGCCTGTGAGTGATGCCCTGTTTCTGCATGGGCTGCTGGAAGGTCTGGCGGAGATTGAGGCCAAGGGTTGGGAGCGACTGACGGAACTCGGGGCGGATCCACCGCAACGGGTGATCAGCCTCGGCGGTGGTGCCCGAAACCCCCAGTGGCGCAAGATCCGGCAGCGGCGGCTTGGCCTTCCCGTGGTGAGTTGCAACCAACCACCGGCCGCAGGTGTTGCCCTGCTGGCCCTGAGTCGGCAGCGGCAGACCGAGTACAAGATGAACAAGTCATAA
- the metK gene encoding methionine adenosyltransferase produces MSRYVFTSESVTEGHPDKICDQVSDAVLDALLAQDPASRVACETVVNTGLCMITGEVTSKAQVDFIHLVRNVIKEIGYSGARAGGFDANSCAVLVALDQQSPDIAQGVNEADDHAGDPLDLVGAGDQGIMFGYACNETPELMPLPISLAHRLARRLAEVRHNGSLDYLLPDGKTQVSVVYENDKPVAIDTILISTQHTAEVNGISDEQGIRERITEDLWTHVVEPATADLELKPSREATKYLVNPTGKFVVGGPQGDAGLTGRKIIVDTYGGYARHGGGAFSGKDPTKVDRSAAYAARYVAKCLVATGLAERAEVQLSYAIGVAKPVSILVESFGTGKVSNAELTELVQEHFDLRPGAIIETFGLRNLPQQRGGRFYQDTAAYGHFGRNDLKAPWEDVAAKSEELVKAEAKRIKQGATV; encoded by the coding sequence ATGAGCCGTTACGTCTTCACCTCAGAGTCGGTTACGGAAGGACATCCCGACAAGATCTGCGACCAGGTCAGTGATGCGGTGCTCGATGCCTTGCTGGCCCAGGATCCCGCCAGCCGCGTGGCCTGTGAAACCGTGGTGAATACAGGCTTATGCATGATCACCGGTGAGGTGACCTCCAAAGCCCAGGTGGACTTCATCCACCTGGTGCGCAACGTCATCAAGGAAATCGGTTACAGCGGCGCCCGGGCCGGTGGCTTCGATGCCAACAGCTGCGCGGTGTTGGTCGCTCTCGACCAGCAATCTCCTGACATCGCCCAGGGGGTCAATGAGGCCGATGACCACGCTGGCGACCCTCTGGACCTGGTGGGTGCCGGTGACCAGGGAATCATGTTCGGCTACGCCTGCAACGAGACGCCCGAACTGATGCCCCTGCCCATCAGTCTGGCTCACAGATTGGCGCGTCGGCTGGCCGAGGTGCGCCACAACGGCTCCCTGGATTACCTGCTTCCTGATGGCAAGACCCAGGTGAGTGTTGTCTATGAAAACGACAAGCCCGTTGCCATTGACACGATCCTGATCTCCACCCAGCACACCGCTGAAGTGAATGGAATCAGCGATGAGCAGGGCATCCGGGAACGCATCACCGAAGACCTCTGGACCCACGTGGTGGAGCCGGCGACGGCCGACCTCGAACTCAAGCCTTCCCGCGAAGCGACCAAATATCTGGTGAACCCCACCGGCAAGTTTGTGGTGGGTGGTCCCCAGGGCGATGCGGGTCTCACGGGCCGCAAGATCATCGTGGACACCTACGGCGGCTATGCCCGCCACGGTGGTGGTGCCTTCTCCGGGAAAGACCCCACCAAAGTGGATCGCTCCGCCGCCTACGCAGCGCGCTACGTGGCCAAGTGCCTTGTTGCAACCGGACTCGCCGAACGGGCGGAGGTGCAGCTGAGTTATGCGATCGGCGTGGCCAAACCCGTCTCGATCCTGGTGGAATCCTTCGGGACTGGGAAGGTGTCGAATGCCGAGCTCACCGAACTGGTGCAGGAGCATTTCGACCTGCGCCCCGGCGCCATCATCGAAACCTTCGGACTGCGCAACCTGCCCCAGCAGCGCGGTGGTCGCTTCTACCAAGACACAGCCGCCTACGGCCACTTCGGTCGCAACGACCTCAAAGCCCCCTGGGAGGATGTGGCCGCCAAGAGCGAAGAGCTGGTGAAGGCAGAAGCCAAGCGCATCAAGCAGGGCGCCACGGTTTGA
- a CDS encoding ComF family protein, with product MYHQLLKLGRQLLIQPTCRLCRFPLCPDTEADPICPPCHDRFQLKKGGLYGSAPLPWHGLSYYDGAFRTLLLRLKRRPDDRQLSALIGCLRATLPMPYPAVLVPIPSWKRRRANPLPGLIATTLGQVRTDLLERTRASAGQHHLNRQQRLSNLSGAFKVSAHLQAMEVWLVDDILTTGGTALAARQALLDAGHQVCGLICLGRTPIRRLRR from the coding sequence TTGTACCACCAACTGCTGAAGCTGGGCCGACAGCTGCTGATTCAGCCCACCTGCCGGCTCTGCCGATTCCCCCTCTGTCCGGACACTGAGGCAGACCCGATCTGCCCGCCATGCCATGACCGGTTTCAGCTCAAAAAAGGTGGTCTTTACGGATCGGCACCGCTGCCATGGCATGGCCTCTCGTATTACGACGGTGCTTTCCGCACCCTGCTGCTGCGACTTAAACGCCGTCCTGACGATCGTCAGTTGTCGGCCCTGATCGGTTGCCTGCGAGCAACCCTGCCGATGCCGTATCCAGCCGTGCTCGTTCCTATCCCCAGCTGGAAACGCCGGCGGGCTAACCCCCTGCCGGGCTTGATTGCCACAACCCTGGGCCAGGTCCGAACCGATCTGCTGGAGCGCACCCGGGCCAGCGCCGGCCAACATCACCTGAACCGTCAGCAGAGGTTGTCGAACCTCAGCGGTGCCTTCAAGGTCAGCGCCCATCTACAAGCCATGGAGGTCTGGCTGGTGGATGACATTCTTACCACAGGGGGCACAGCCCTGGCAGCGAGACAAGCCCTGCTGGATGCCGGTCATCAGGTCTGCGGCTTGATC
- a CDS encoding HAD family hydrolase, translating into MATLMLRGAPIGNYDGVLFDKDGTLSHSEPHLQELAEARIRTALDLWSATGQSPNPDLRPLLSRAFGLENGGLHPAGTLAVAARQDNMISMATVFCLLGCGWPQALELSERCFELVDQRHSTSPSPSPLLPHADRLLQRLHDAGIQLAVISNDTRSGIQSFLNHHGLSDRFSDCWSADDQPRKPDPAAVHQLCQRLNLTPERCALIGDAETDLSMARTAGIGCVIGYLGGWAKQPELPSATHRLTDWDEIGLITTP; encoded by the coding sequence ATGGCGACATTGATGCTGAGGGGTGCTCCCATCGGCAATTACGACGGGGTGCTGTTCGACAAGGACGGCACCCTTTCCCACAGCGAGCCCCATCTGCAGGAGCTGGCTGAAGCTCGGATCAGAACAGCTCTGGATCTCTGGAGCGCAACCGGGCAATCCCCAAATCCCGACCTGCGTCCTCTGCTCAGCCGCGCCTTCGGACTGGAGAACGGGGGGCTGCATCCCGCCGGCACCCTGGCCGTGGCAGCCCGGCAGGACAACATGATTTCGATGGCCACCGTGTTTTGCCTGCTGGGGTGCGGCTGGCCCCAAGCCCTGGAGCTGAGCGAACGGTGTTTCGAACTGGTGGATCAGAGACACAGCACCAGTCCTTCCCCCAGTCCTCTGCTTCCCCATGCCGACCGTTTGCTGCAACGGTTGCACGACGCTGGCATTCAGCTGGCTGTCATCAGCAATGACACGCGCTCGGGCATTCAGTCGTTTCTCAACCATCACGGCTTGTCCGATCGATTCAGCGATTGCTGGAGTGCCGACGATCAGCCCCGCAAGCCAGACCCCGCGGCTGTGCACCAGCTCTGCCAGAGGCTGAATCTCACGCCCGAGCGTTGTGCCCTGATCGGTGATGCCGAGACCGATTTATCGATGGCTCGAACGGCTGGGATCGGTTGTGTGATCGGCTACCTCGGAGGCTGGGCAAAGCAACCGGAACTCCCCTCCGCCACCCACCGACTGACGGATTGGGATGAGATTGGACTGATCACCACCCCGTAG